TTAAAGGCATAGTGCTGCAGTTGTGGAGACCAGCAAAGCTACACATCAGTCCCAGTGCTTTCACGCACATGAGGAGACTGAAATTGCTCATACTTTCGAATGCACGAATCAGCGGAGGTCCCGTATGTCTTCCTGATGATTTAAGGTGGCTTGAATGGCATAGATGTCATTCAGCCACTTTGGAGTTTAGTGCTGGTCCAAAAAAACTTGTTTGCTTTGATGTGAGTGGCAGCCAGATTAAGAAATTGAGAGGATACATAAAGGTACGTCATAAATGCTTTAATTGACGGTTTTCATTTTCGGCGCATAcaaattgaatttatcaaaatctTGTTCAGctgttctttttaatttgcaaCGTTTTAGGAATTTGAAGTTTCTGAATTTTTAGCCACTATAAGTTGCTGCTTTGTGTCCCTGACCTTTCAGAGGTGCCAAATTTAGAGGTATTAAACTTAAGTAGGTGGTCAACCCTCAAGGCTTCCAAGCATTGCCAAGTTAGCTAATATTAATTTGagtgatttaccaactcttCATGGGTTAGGTTACCATCTAGTGTTAGTTTTTCTAACTCTTATTTGATTTGGTTAATGATGTTTTGAAATCACTTTTGATTTAACAATTTACCAATATTTAATTTGCAGATGTTATAAGAATGTTAAAGTTTCCAACTCTTACAAAAATTactgaattttatttgtgtcgaTTTACCAATGTTTACATGATTGTCACTTAAACAAGTTGGATCATTCCCCAAGCAAATGTGGTAAGTTATGTGAATAGTTGATACTTTTGAAACAACCAAATAAAAGTTAGTGAGTGATTCAAATAGGAGAGTGTAACTTAATCACCACAAATGATGGCAATTGTAATGATGTTAGTAATATTCAAcataattagtaatttcatagaAGAGTGGTGATGTTAACATGCTAGTAGGCTTTCCAAATTAACCTTGTTATACTATTGAAACAGTGGGTACTTCTGAAACAATGGTAATTAACTCAAATAagtgttgataattttggaTATGAGTTATTAACCTTTTCCAGTTGGTAAGTTGCCACAAATGTCAGTAAATTATCGGATTGGTTTGTACCttgaagcaatcaaataaatattgataacTAACTCAAATATCTATTGGTATTTTCATGTAAGAGTTCTTAAATTAGCTCTGCATATAATTGTTGGTAAAAATTAGTTGGTAATTTAGATAATTGGTAATTTAGTATAGGACTTAGTTCAACTCATCGATAACTTCAACAAATAAATATCGGTAAATTATAGAAACAACttcaatttttataaacaatctaATAATCGTTAGTAAGTGGACTCAATTAGCAGTTGATAATTTTCTAGAACAAATAGTATCTTAAACGAGTTGTTAAGCTGACAAATAAACATTCATAGATTATTAAAACAGTTTACAATTTCAAAACACTAGAAAAAACATTAGTAgtgattcaaataaaaattggttattttttttttaaattgtaaattTAACACATTGGTAACTCAAACAAATAAATGTAGTATAGAAAAAATGGTTGGTGATTCCAAATGAAATAAACATCGGTACAAGGACTCAAACAAGAGTTGGTAGTTTTATATAGTCATTTGTAGTCCAAATGTTTTTAAAGACCCTTTCCATGAGAGAATTGAGAAGGCACGGTTTCATAACTCCTTGGATGACATAAATCACatttaagaaataataatactaattgatcaattataTTCAACTcgtatttgacaaataaataaaggtaataaatcaacaaaaaattcatCCTCACACCTTGCAGCTCGTACTGTGAGTTGACCGTAATTCTTGAACCCATTTACTATAGAGAACATATCGTAAAGATCTATAGATAATTTATGTTTGTTTCTTTCCCTTGTTTGATATTCAAGAGAAATCATAAATCTAGAATATCCAAAAACTTTTTCTTTCATATACAATGAAAGGAGTTTGAAAGAAGTGGTTAATGATAGATTAATTACATCGTCatttacaaataaatgaatataataaaactaCCCATCatgggaaaaaaagggaaatctaTAATTGGTGAGTTTTATTACATGACTATGTATATTTCATTGACAAATTAACTCTACATTTGAGGCCCAGACGTTTATTGCATCATCGATCCAGACTCCTTTGCGGCTTCATGTTAGGTGGAAACAGATCGCCCAACTTGTGTGATTGAGGGGATGAATCTAACATGATTACTTTCTTGGCCCAATCACTTCGGCCATTCCATGGCCTTCCATTCAACATAGGAAACTGGCCTCAAAAACGAAAATCAGTCGATTAGAATATTGGGCGGTCGGACTTATTCATAGGCGGCTCATGTGAAACCAAAAGAAACGGGCAACTGGCCCGTTCGATTAAACGCGTGGAGAAGATACTACTTATCGACAGTAAACTTACGAATGATGGTGAAAAATTATTCAGTATAGTTTCTCGCTTAGTGATTTCCGTTGTGGTGGGGCTTTCCCATTTAAAATCTATTCGAGTTAGAAACATGTTTGTGGGCTTTGGTCGGAGCTCATTAGGGAGACCAAAAAACCAAAGTCCTACTCATTTTTCCAAGCCTCGCACGGTGGGCACAGGTTATTGCCGAAGTGCTTCCAAATGATGGACGAGTCATTCGAGGCCCGAAGTTTTAAGAATTGTACTCATCGATATAACGTGTCAAAAACCAAAGTcttactcatttttttttttcaaataatcagTCACTATTCTATGTTTAATAGTCATATCAAACAATTAGGAGTCACATTTAACGTAAGCCCTTGCCATGAGtagcttttcattttcatagCTATTTACATTTGCAGAACTTAATGACTGCACTGATATGTTTTTGCAGGATTTTAGAATGTTGAAGGACATCAATTTCAGTCAATGCAATTTCCTGACTCGTGTTCCTGACATTTCATGGGCTCCAAATTTGGAGAGATTGGATTTCGATAGCTGTGAATGCTTGGTGGAGGTTGATCAATCCGTCGGATATCTTGACAAGTTAGAATTTTTATCATTAAGTTCGTGCTCTAAGCTTAGTATCTTTCCTAGCATACTCAAGACAAAATCTCTTCGCAAACTTTATCTCTCCGGTTGCTCTAAACTCAAGAAGTTCTCTGATATTCTGGTAAAGATAGAACATCTAGAGGAACTTTATCTAGAAGGAACAGCTATTAAAGAACTCCCTGCATCCATTGATAATCTTGTCTCTGTAAGGCGAATACATTTAGTGAACTGCAAAAGTCTCATAAGGCTTCCATCAAGCATttataaattgcaaaatctgaGCGACCTGTATCTTAAGGGTTGCtcaaattttatcatgtttCCGAAGAACTTGGAGGATCCAACTGATCTTGATGGTGGCTTCGGATTCCCAAATCTAGACAGGCTAGATCTTGACGGTTGCAATTTATCAGGGTTAGATTTCCTCGAGGGTTCTTCCAATTTTCCCAGATTGAGGTACGTAAATCTTAGAGGGAACAAGTTCACTCATATGCCGAGGTGCTGCCgcaaatatgataatttgaaaGACTTGTATCTGGATAATTGCGAGCAACTGCAAGAGATTCCTCAGCTTCCATCAAATATCCGGATCATAAGAGCAAATAATTGCAGATCTCTACAAAAACTCCCAGATTTTTCGAGTCGCTCCAACTTCTCCAAAGTTAACTTCTCTTCATGCTGTGGATTATCACGGAAAGGGTTCGATCTGCCTGGTGTGTCAATACtcgaggtctctctctctctctcctctctctctctctctctctctctctctctctctcacacacacacacactttgAATGCTGTATGACAGTATCTCCGGAAGACGAAGAAGAGCACCGTCGAAATTCTCCTAATTGGAggagagatgccaggatggattCACCATTGTGAAGAGGGATCTATATCTTTCAAGGTTCCCAAGGATCTGTATGACAACTTCTTAGGACTTGCACTCTGTGTGGTTCTTGGGCTGGAGGAAGGAAAAGTGGTCGATGTTTCATGTGAGGTCCAGATTTTTGTCAATGGCAAAAGGGTGATTGTGCATGAAAGAACCTTTTATTCACTGGAATCCGATCATGTGTGGCTTGAATATCATCGAGGCAGAGCTCTGTGGGAAGTAGAGAAGTATCTGCAAAATGATTGGAGCCATTTTCAAGTTCACCTTAGAGTTTCAAACGGAAACATAAAGAAGTGTGGGTTCCGTCTAATATGCCAGCAGCAGGAGGATGATTTGAGGATCGAGCCCCAATGCCCTCAtccaaaagaaacaaattggCTTCTCAAGGAAAGAGACTCAGAGGAAGACAATTCAATAgacaccaaggaagaagatagtCCAATCGAAATAGATGGAGAGTAAAGCTTACCAACTTAACAAAGATAAGATGGTCTTAACTATGGTTCCACCGGCACCAACTATCATACGAGTGTTAGCTTGTGAAACATTCCTGTCGAATTGGCCACGACTTGTTGAGGAGTTGATTCTAGGGGAAGCGATTCcaatgcatttttcttttccgttttcttttttttcgtctctactagaaattttaaaatgtctgctccttaaaaattgaaaatcacaaTGAAGTACGGGTTCTGCATCATGCTATTAATACTGACATGGTTGAGGAACTATTCCTTACTCTCTTTCTATATGAATTGTGATGCAGAATGCATTAATCCAAACTTAAGTGGATGCTTGTTGAATGGCCATGGTCTTCCTAGTTGCTCTGTGAATGTCACTTAGACCTCTGTCACCTCTCTTAATCCAATTAATGATGCCAGTGCTTCATTCTCTAAAATTCTGAAATAGCAAGTTTTGCTCAATCTGATATGATCTATATCTTTAAGAAAGTGTTGATCTAATTGCATCAAAGATCAAAAGGTCGACACCTTGGGAAGATTAGTTGATTCCTCTGTTACAAGGTAGACAGAATTGGATAGGTAAACAAAGTATTGTGTCATAACTAGAGGCTTCTTTGAACTGTAATGTCTTGAACTTGGAGCGGGTTGCTCACCTGCTGTGCCATTAATAAAATCTTTCTTgaggggagaaaagagaagaagacagaatgGCGATTTATGGTTGAGTCACGTTATCACGAAACTCCATTCACTCCCACTTCCTTTAACCAATAATTTACCTTACATAGATTTCACCTCGAAGTGTACTCCCTTGTCTGTACTATTCTCAAGTTTCAACAACAGTTTTAAGCAGCTAAAATCTTCTACA
This region of Eucalyptus grandis isolate ANBG69807.140 chromosome 8, ASM1654582v1, whole genome shotgun sequence genomic DNA includes:
- the LOC108956719 gene encoding disease resistance protein RPV1-like; translated protein: MSSSSSSPSPSSSKAKWPFDVFLSFRGEDVRQGFLADLHKCLLHGEINAYIDSEDLRRGDEISPTLMKAIEESRIAVLVFSEDYASSRWCLDELVKVMECRRLKGQRVLPVFYKVKPGDIRGLRESYGDALARHEEKLGKDSERVKKWRQALTEAADLSGWPYVDGQSQDETEFIEKIVKEISNIVARAPLSVAKYPVGVGCRVEKVMSLLNMGSDDTRIIGIWGNGGLGKTTIANDVYNRIYSQFDGCSFLANVRETSGRSDGLVHLQEKLLREILWKESITVLNVHGGANLIRDRLRCRRILLVLDDVDHEDRLNALAGECAWFGKGSRIIITTRDKQVLTYYPKYWVYEVEPLDRDEAFELLSSYALNQTNDISRDLIHDILGYAKGLPLAIVVLGSFLCGRSRGEWESTLRKISKSPMKDINSVLKISFDALEENERNIFLDIACFFKGREMNYVTRVLDSYDLDTLIGIQTLIERSLVTIEYDSKVQMHDLIQLMGQDVVKKECPNDPGKRSRLWCYDDVNEVLSAATGTSDVKGIVLQLWRPAKLHISPSAFTHMRRLKLLILSNARISGGPVCLPDDLRWLEWHRCHSATLEFSAGPKKLVCFDVSGSQIKKLRGYIKDFRMLKDINFSQCNFLTRVPDISWAPNLERLDFDSCECLVEVDQSVGYLDKLEFLSLSSCSKLSIFPSILKTKSLRKLYLSGCSKLKKFSDILVKIEHLEELYLEGTAIKELPASIDNLVSVRRIHLVNCKSLIRLPSSIYKLQNLSDLYLKGCSNFIMFPKNLEDPTDLDGGFGFPNLDRLDLDGCNLSGLDFLEGSSNFPRLRYVNLRGNKFTHMPRCCRKYDNLKDLYLDNCEQLQEIPQLPSNIRIIRANNCRSLQKLPDFSSRSNFSKVNFSSCCGLSRKGFDLPGVSILEYLRKTKKSTVEILLIGGEMPGWIHHCEEGSISFKVPKDLYDNFLGLALCVVLGLEEGKVVDVSCEVQIFVNGKRVIVHERTFYSLESDHVWLEYHRGRALWEVEKYLQNDWSHFQVHLRVSNGNIKKCGFRLICQQQEDDLRIEPQCPHPKETNWLLKERDSEEDNSIDTKEEDSPIEIDGE